One Paraburkholderia dioscoreae DNA segment encodes these proteins:
- the aspS gene encoding aspartate--tRNA ligase: MSMRSEYCGLVTEELLGQSVSLCGWVSRRRDHGGVIFIDLRDREGLVQVVCDPDRAEMFKAAEGVRNEFCLQIKGVVRARPEGTTNAALKSGKIEVLCHELIVLNPSITPPFQLDDDNLSETTRLTHRVLDLRRPQMQHNLRLRYRVAIEVRKYLDAQGFIDIETPMLTKSTPEGARDYLVPSRTNPGQFFALPQSPQLFKQLLMVANFDRYYQIVKCFRDEDLRADRQPEFTQIDCETSFLSEQEIRDLFEAMIRHVFKETIGVTLDEKFPVMLYSEAMRRFGSDKPDLRVKLEFTDLTDAVRDVDFKVFSTPANTKDGRVAAIRVPKGGELSRGDIDSYTEFVRIYGAKGLAWIKVNEVAKGRDGLQSPIVKNLHDEAVKAIIERTGAQDGDIIFFAADRAKVVNDSLGALRLKIGHSEFGKANGLVETGWKPLWVIDFPMFEYDEEDNRYVAAHHPFTSPKDEHLEYLETDPARCLAKAYDMVLNGWEIGGGSVRIHREEVQSKVFRALKINAEEAQAKFGFLLDALQYGAPPHGGIAFGLDRIVTMMAGADSIRDVIAFPKTQRAQCLLTQAPSEVDERQLRELHIRLRQPEPKV, encoded by the coding sequence ATGTCGATGAGATCTGAATACTGCGGTCTGGTGACCGAAGAACTGCTGGGCCAATCCGTCTCGCTGTGCGGCTGGGTGAGCCGCCGCCGCGACCACGGCGGCGTCATCTTCATCGACCTGCGCGATCGCGAAGGCCTCGTTCAGGTCGTCTGCGACCCGGACCGCGCGGAGATGTTCAAAGCGGCTGAAGGCGTGCGCAACGAGTTCTGCCTGCAGATCAAGGGCGTGGTTCGTGCGCGTCCGGAAGGCACCACGAACGCTGCGCTCAAGAGCGGCAAGATCGAAGTGCTGTGCCACGAGCTGATCGTGCTGAACCCGTCGATCACGCCGCCGTTCCAGCTCGACGACGACAACCTGTCGGAAACCACGCGTCTCACGCACCGCGTGCTGGACCTGCGCCGTCCTCAGATGCAGCACAACCTGCGTCTGCGTTACCGCGTCGCTATCGAAGTGCGCAAGTATCTGGACGCGCAAGGCTTCATCGACATCGAAACGCCGATGCTCACCAAGAGCACGCCGGAAGGCGCGCGCGACTACCTGGTGCCGTCGCGTACGAACCCGGGCCAGTTCTTCGCGCTGCCGCAATCGCCGCAGCTGTTCAAGCAATTGCTGATGGTGGCGAACTTCGATCGCTACTACCAGATCGTCAAGTGCTTCCGCGACGAAGACCTGCGCGCCGACCGTCAGCCGGAATTCACGCAGATCGACTGCGAAACCTCGTTCCTGTCGGAACAGGAAATCCGCGATCTGTTCGAAGCGATGATCCGTCACGTGTTCAAGGAAACGATCGGCGTCACGCTGGACGAGAAATTCCCGGTCATGCTGTATTCGGAAGCCATGCGCCGCTTCGGTTCGGACAAGCCGGACCTGCGCGTGAAGCTCGAATTCACGGACCTCACGGACGCGGTCCGCGACGTCGACTTCAAGGTGTTCAGCACGCCGGCCAACACGAAAGACGGCCGGGTTGCGGCGATTCGCGTGCCGAAGGGCGGCGAGCTCTCGCGTGGCGATATCGACAGCTATACGGAATTCGTACGCATCTACGGCGCGAAGGGTCTGGCGTGGATCAAGGTCAACGAAGTCGCGAAGGGCCGTGACGGTCTGCAAAGCCCGATCGTCAAGAACCTGCACGACGAAGCGGTCAAGGCGATCATCGAGCGCACCGGCGCGCAAGACGGCGACATCATTTTCTTCGCGGCGGATCGCGCGAAGGTGGTGAACGACAGCCTCGGCGCGCTGCGTCTGAAGATCGGTCATTCGGAATTCGGCAAGGCCAATGGTCTGGTCGAAACCGGCTGGAAGCCGCTGTGGGTGATCGACTTCCCGATGTTCGAATACGACGAGGAAGACAACCGCTACGTCGCCGCGCATCACCCGTTCACGAGCCCGAAAGACGAGCACCTCGAGTATCTGGAAACGGATCCGGCGCGTTGCCTCGCGAAGGCCTACGACATGGTGCTGAACGGCTGGGAAATCGGCGGCGGTTCGGTGCGTATCCACCGTGAAGAAGTGCAGAGCAAGGTGTTCCGCGCGCTGAAGATCAACGCGGAAGAAGCGCAAGCCAAGTTCGGCTTCCTGCTCGACGCGCTGCAATACGGCGCGCCGCCGCACGGCGGTATCGCGTTTGGTCTGGACCGCATCGTCACGATGATGGCCGGCGCCGATTCGATCCGCGACGTGATCGCGTTCCCGAAGACGCAGCGCGCGCAGTGTCTGCTCACGCAGGCGCCGAGCGAAGTGGACGAGCGCCAGTTGCGCGAGTTGCACATCCGTCTGCGTCAGCCGGAACCGAAGGTGTAA
- the nudB gene encoding dihydroneopterin triphosphate diphosphatase: MPKPPKIPQSVLVIIHTPTLDVLLIERADHAGFWQSVTGSKDQLDEPLGATAAREVAEETGIVVGSQLVPQRALFDWQYSIEYEIYPEFRHRYAEGVIHNTEHWFSLQVPEQLEVTLAPREHTAFMWLPYDEAASRCFSSSNADAILQLPKRLDGRAVVGQSGELNR; this comes from the coding sequence ATGCCGAAACCGCCGAAGATTCCGCAATCCGTACTCGTCATCATCCATACGCCCACGCTCGACGTGCTGTTGATCGAGCGCGCCGATCACGCCGGTTTCTGGCAGTCGGTCACGGGCTCCAAAGATCAACTCGATGAACCGCTCGGCGCGACGGCGGCGCGTGAAGTCGCCGAAGAGACCGGCATCGTGGTGGGCAGCCAGTTGGTGCCGCAGCGCGCCTTGTTCGACTGGCAATATTCGATCGAATACGAGATCTACCCGGAGTTCCGGCACCGCTACGCCGAAGGCGTGATCCACAACACCGAGCATTGGTTCAGCCTGCAGGTGCCCGAGCAGCTTGAGGTCACGCTGGCGCCGCGCGAGCACACCGCATTCATGTGGCTGCCGTATGACGAGGCGGCGTCGCGCTGCTTTTCGTCGTCGAATGCCGATGCGATCCTGCAGTTGCCCAAGCGGCTGGATGGGCGTGCCGTGGTTGGGCAATCCGGGGAGCTTAACCGGTGA
- the clsB gene encoding cardiolipin synthase ClsB has product MSVGGARRFARLRQALLGRRYWQRYRFTSGNDVKLLRSGDEFFRALIERVDAAQSDVVLETYIFCNDNAGQAVSAALLRAVERGVKVRAITDGIGTARLPMFNEWAAAGIDHRIYNPHLFGRFGFSRTHRKLAVIDDQFAFCGGINIVDDYENNGEKLPYRRWDFAVELHGPVVGDIRQAFEVQWRRIRLGHRPLESMAPDLGPQTAASLGSLRRRRRRRNEALWAGGQPCVAFVARDNLINRRAIEKAYLAAIGQARNEVLLANPYFMPGRKLRRALVFAARRGVVVKLIIGRKEFKALDYAVPFLYRSLLKAGVQIAEYEKTLLHGKVAVVDSNWGTVGSSNLDALSLMLNNEANVVLVNDPAIDALREAILVAFKDSRRIDEARYDARPAGERVLNWLAYTTYRAVMKLLTVGGYD; this is encoded by the coding sequence GTGAGCGTCGGCGGTGCGCGCCGTTTCGCCCGATTGCGGCAAGCGCTGCTCGGCCGCCGCTATTGGCAGCGTTACCGGTTTACCAGCGGCAACGACGTCAAGCTGCTGCGTTCCGGCGACGAGTTCTTCCGCGCACTGATCGAGCGTGTCGATGCCGCGCAGAGCGACGTGGTGCTCGAAACGTATATCTTCTGCAATGACAACGCCGGCCAGGCGGTCAGCGCGGCGCTGCTGCGCGCCGTCGAACGCGGCGTCAAAGTGCGGGCCATCACCGACGGCATCGGCACCGCGCGTTTGCCGATGTTCAACGAGTGGGCCGCCGCCGGCATCGACCATCGTATCTATAACCCGCACCTGTTCGGCCGCTTCGGCTTTTCGCGCACGCACCGCAAACTGGCGGTGATCGACGATCAGTTCGCGTTCTGCGGCGGGATCAACATCGTCGACGATTACGAGAATAACGGCGAGAAGCTGCCGTACCGGCGCTGGGACTTCGCGGTCGAATTGCATGGGCCGGTGGTCGGCGATATCCGCCAGGCGTTCGAGGTGCAGTGGCGGCGGATTCGCCTCGGGCATCGGCCGCTGGAGTCGATGGCGCCGGATCTCGGGCCGCAGACCGCGGCTTCGCTCGGCAGTCTACGTCGCCGGCGCCGCCGCCGTAACGAGGCGCTGTGGGCGGGCGGTCAGCCCTGCGTGGCGTTCGTCGCACGCGACAACCTGATCAACCGGCGCGCTATCGAGAAAGCGTATCTGGCCGCGATTGGCCAGGCGCGCAATGAAGTGCTGCTCGCCAATCCTTACTTCATGCCGGGGCGCAAGCTGCGGCGCGCGCTGGTGTTCGCGGCGCGGCGCGGCGTCGTGGTGAAGCTGATTATCGGGCGCAAGGAATTCAAGGCGCTCGATTATGCGGTGCCGTTTCTGTATCGCTCGCTGCTCAAGGCCGGTGTGCAGATCGCGGAGTACGAGAAGACGCTGCTTCACGGCAAGGTTGCGGTGGTGGATTCGAACTGGGGGACGGTCGGCTCGTCGAACCTCGACGCGCTGAGCCTGATGCTCAACAACGAAGCCAACGTGGTGCTGGTGAACGATCCCGCGATCGACGCGCTGCGCGAAGCGATCCTCGTCGCCTTCAAGGACTCGCGCCGCATCGACGAGGCACGCTACGACGCCCGCCCGGCCGGCGAACGTGTGCTCAACTGGCTCGCCTACACCACTTATCGGGCTGTGATGAAGCTGCTGACGGTCGGCGGCTACGACTGA